In Anaerolineales bacterium, one DNA window encodes the following:
- a CDS encoding AtpZ/AtpI family protein, which yields MSQQDEQRKKDQAQYRLNLTLAAVAGQVGLVTLVIIAISLIGGLALDDYFNTRPMFTIVLMIASVPVTIVLMFRIVQAATSRIQPVEKKESVSPSEDKNRE from the coding sequence ATGAGCCAACAGGACGAACAGCGAAAAAAAGATCAGGCGCAGTACAGGTTGAACCTCACCCTTGCCGCTGTTGCCGGGCAGGTTGGGCTGGTCACTTTGGTGATTATCGCGATCTCCCTGATCGGCGGTTTGGCGCTGGACGACTATTTCAACACCAGGCCGATGTTTACAATCGTATTGATGATTGCAAGCGTGCCGGTGACGATCGTATTGATGTTCCGAATCGTGCAGGCGGCTACCAGCCGGATACAACCTGTTGAGAAAAAAGAATCTGTATCCCCCTCGGAGGACAAGAATCGTGAGTGA
- a CDS encoding NADH-quinone oxidoreductase subunit N, whose translation MFTPLTFASILPEILILSLGILILIFEPFWKEDQRRNAGWLTAGGLFIVMIISLLFGRPAEPTATLGGMIRFDWLGFFFKMLFMFAGAVTALLLMDHERAGRRGESYLLLLASLLGMNLMAVSSDLVMLYLAIETASIPLYILAGFLLADERSTEAGFKYFLFGTLASTIMLYGFSLIFGFSGTTDLYKIATVFASGDISPLLGFGVLILVIVGLGFKVAIVPFHFWAPDVYQGSPTPVAGYLSTASKAAGFAVIVRLLFVALPDFASSWTLILAALAAITMTVGNLLALPQTNIKRLLAYSSVAHAGYVLIGVVAFSQLGAASVVFYLAAYIVTNLLAFGIAMAFSRITGLEDIKDYAGLSRRNPFMALMMLAAFLSLAGMPPFGGFVAKIFVFAAGVQANYIWLVVVGIINSIIGVYYYLNVLKYVYLYRMPNEDEEQHPVPLTRPYAIALVVLTIGVIFVGTVFAPWFKWAAEGAFLLFN comes from the coding sequence ATGTTTACCCCGCTCACGTTCGCATCCATCCTCCCTGAAATTTTGATCCTCAGCTTGGGCATCCTGATTCTCATCTTCGAACCGTTCTGGAAGGAAGACCAGCGCCGCAATGCAGGCTGGCTGACAGCGGGCGGTCTCTTTATCGTGATGATAATCAGCCTGCTGTTTGGCCGTCCCGCTGAACCCACTGCCACACTTGGTGGGATGATCCGCTTTGACTGGCTGGGCTTCTTCTTCAAGATGTTGTTCATGTTTGCCGGGGCAGTGACAGCACTCCTTCTGATGGACCATGAACGAGCAGGGCGGCGAGGCGAGTCTTATCTCCTGCTTCTCGCTTCGCTTCTCGGCATGAACCTGATGGCTGTTTCCTCCGACCTGGTCATGCTCTACCTGGCGATTGAAACAGCATCGATACCGCTTTACATCCTTGCCGGCTTTTTACTCGCGGATGAGCGCTCGACCGAGGCGGGCTTCAAGTATTTCCTGTTCGGAACGCTGGCTTCGACCATCATGCTGTATGGCTTCAGCCTCATCTTTGGATTTTCCGGCACGACCGATCTGTATAAAATCGCGACAGTATTCGCCTCGGGGGATATCTCTCCGCTGCTTGGCTTCGGGGTGTTGATTCTGGTTATTGTCGGCCTCGGTTTCAAAGTGGCGATTGTCCCATTCCATTTTTGGGCGCCGGACGTATACCAGGGTTCTCCCACGCCTGTGGCGGGGTATCTTTCCACCGCCTCGAAGGCGGCCGGCTTTGCCGTGATAGTTCGTTTGCTCTTTGTGGCATTGCCAGACTTCGCATCCTCGTGGACTCTGATCCTTGCAGCGCTGGCGGCGATCACCATGACGGTCGGGAACCTGCTCGCGCTTCCGCAGACGAACATCAAACGCCTGCTGGCATATTCCTCGGTTGCACATGCGGGCTATGTCTTGATCGGCGTGGTGGCGTTCAGCCAATTGGGCGCGGCGAGTGTGGTCTTCTATCTTGCGGCGTATATAGTCACAAATCTGCTCGCCTTCGGCATCGCCATGGCCTTCAGCCGCATCACCGGATTGGAAGATATTAAGGATTACGCAGGCTTGAGCCGCCGCAACCCGTTTATGGCGCTGATGATGCTTGCCGCGTTCCTCTCGCTGGCAGGCATGCCGCCGTTCGGTGGATTTGTGGCAAAGATTTTTGTCTTTGCGGCGGGCGTGCAGGCAAATTACATCTGGCTGGTCGTTGTGGGCATCATCAACTCGATCATCGGCGTGTACTACTACCTGAATGTGTTGAAGTATGTCTATCTTTACCGCATGCCGAATGAAGACGAGGAACAGCACCCTGTCCCGTTGACCCGTCCATATGCGATTGCGCTGGTTGTGTTGACCATCGGCGTGATTTTTGTCGGCACGGTTTTTGCGCCGTGGTTCAAATGGGCGGCGGAAGGGGCTTTTCTCCTCTTCAATTGA
- a CDS encoding NADH-quinone oxidoreductase subunit M, whose product MMNFPILSIITFLPFVAGGIILMMPATRKNETRAIALAAATLDLLLSAWVYLQYLTQGMTGYQFLEQYTWLPQLGITLYFGVDGMSAPLVLLTGIVMFTGVLISWGDDDKHVMAGIQDRPREFFAFLFLLAGGVFGVFVSLDLFMLFFFYEIAVFPMYLLIVIWGWIKTREYAAMKLTLYLFIGSVVSLVGVLVMYWTQYQNTGVLSFDMLQMESAGFSSTFQYIWFLPVFLGFAVLGGIWPFHNWSPDGHVAAPTAVSMFHAGVLMKLGAFAALRVGVMLLPEGAKQWSWLIMTFAAIAVVYGAYIAFVQTDLKYMIGFSSVSHMGLVMLGISTLNQTGLTGAGVQMFSHGVMTALFFAITGMIYDRAHTRMIPELGGMAKIMPLATVGFIIGGLVSMGMPGFSGFVAEFPIFMGVWEEQWLVAVIASVSIVITAAYIMMNIRKVFFSPMPENLEGHVGDVTVLDKVAIVVLCFFMVIIGLFPAVMVPMVATGVENIMRLLGGA is encoded by the coding sequence ATGATGAATTTTCCCATCCTGAGTATCATCACTTTCCTTCCCTTTGTTGCAGGCGGCATCATCCTGATGATGCCTGCAACGCGGAAGAATGAAACCCGCGCCATTGCGCTTGCGGCGGCAACGCTCGACCTGCTGCTTTCCGCATGGGTCTATCTTCAATATCTCACCCAGGGCATGACGGGGTACCAGTTCCTGGAGCAGTACACCTGGCTCCCTCAGCTGGGCATCACGCTGTACTTTGGTGTGGACGGCATGAGTGCCCCGCTCGTCCTGCTGACAGGGATTGTCATGTTCACAGGCGTGCTTATCTCCTGGGGCGACGATGATAAGCATGTCATGGCCGGCATCCAGGATCGTCCGCGCGAATTCTTCGCCTTCCTTTTCCTGCTGGCGGGTGGGGTGTTCGGCGTGTTCGTTTCGCTCGACCTGTTCATGCTGTTCTTTTTCTATGAGATCGCCGTCTTCCCGATGTACCTGCTGATTGTCATTTGGGGCTGGATCAAGACACGTGAGTACGCCGCCATGAAATTGACCTTATACCTGTTCATCGGTTCCGTGGTTTCCCTTGTGGGTGTCCTCGTCATGTACTGGACACAGTATCAAAATACAGGCGTGCTTTCATTTGACATGCTTCAAATGGAAAGTGCGGGCTTCTCGTCCACTTTCCAATATATCTGGTTCCTGCCCGTCTTCCTCGGCTTTGCAGTACTGGGCGGTATCTGGCCCTTCCACAACTGGTCGCCGGATGGCCACGTTGCCGCGCCGACAGCCGTCTCCATGTTCCATGCAGGCGTGCTGATGAAACTCGGCGCGTTCGCCGCCCTGCGCGTGGGCGTGATGCTGCTGCCTGAAGGCGCAAAACAATGGTCGTGGCTTATTATGACATTCGCAGCGATTGCAGTCGTATACGGCGCGTATATTGCTTTCGTCCAGACTGACTTGAAATATATGATCGGTTTCTCGTCCGTTTCCCATATGGGTTTGGTGATGCTCGGCATTTCCACGCTCAATCAAACCGGCCTGACCGGCGCCGGTGTGCAGATGTTCTCGCACGGTGTAATGACCGCCCTCTTCTTTGCCATCACCGGCATGATCTACGATAGGGCGCACACCCGCATGATCCCCGAGCTGGGCGGCATGGCAAAGATCATGCCCCTTGCCACGGTGGGTTTTATCATCGGCGGCCTGGTCTCCATGGGCATGCCGGGTTTCTCCGGATTCGTGGCGGAATTCCCCATCTTTATGGGGGTCTGGGAGGAACAGTGGCTGGTGGCAGTCATTGCCAGTGTTTCCATCGTCATCACCGCGGCATATATCATGATGAATATTCGCAAAGTTTTCTTCTCTCCAATGCCTGAAAACCTCGAAGGGCACGTCGGCGATGTCACCGTGCTGGACAAGGTGGCGATCGTCGTCCTGTGCTTCTTCATGGTCATCATCGGTCTGTTCCCCGCCGTGATGGTGCCAATGGTTGCGACAGGTGTTGAGAATATCATGCGCTTGCTGGGAGGTGCATAA
- a CDS encoding NADH-quinone oxidoreductase subunit M has protein sequence MEFLNTHLLSLILFVPVIAALIMLFLPGGETKLLRWFAFSASLIPFVLTLVAWTNFNPNAAGFQFVEKYVWYEAINSSFHLGVDGISLSMVLLTTLLTPLSILASFSITDRVKPYMMLFLFLETGMLGVFMSLDLLIFFVFWEIGLVPMYFLINQWGSANRDYASLKFMIYTMGGSLGLLLAVQMLGVLFGTYDLVSLYQQWNSLTADSVLLGMSVHTVKTIAFWAFVIAFAVKVPLWPFHTWLPDAHTEAPTAGSMILAGVLLKLGAYGFIRLVLPLYPLEAKIFAGALAFLAVAAIVFGAFGSYGQTDFKRLVAYSSVNHMGFVVLGIAAAGLASGTVDAHIAMSGAVLQMFNHGLSAAGMFFLVGVIYERTHTRDLGKFGGLFPLVPIYGGILIFTSMASLGLPGLNGFVSEFMVVRGSYPVLTIYTVIAMLGLLFTGAYILKGIKNVLHGPMNEHWAHGEHKLTEINTRELFVIVPLMILMLVIGLWPAWILEIINKAVVALF, from the coding sequence ATGGAATTTCTCAACACTCATCTCCTTAGCCTGATCCTTTTCGTGCCGGTGATTGCGGCATTGATCATGCTTTTCCTGCCGGGCGGCGAGACGAAACTCCTGCGCTGGTTCGCGTTTTCCGCCAGCCTGATTCCCTTCGTTCTCACGCTCGTGGCGTGGACAAACTTCAACCCAAATGCAGCGGGCTTCCAATTCGTGGAAAAATACGTGTGGTACGAAGCCATCAACTCGTCCTTCCACCTCGGTGTGGACGGCATCTCACTCTCGATGGTCTTGCTCACCACCCTGCTTACACCGCTCTCCATCCTCGCCTCGTTTAGCATCACCGACCGCGTCAAGCCGTACATGATGCTCTTCCTGTTCCTCGAAACAGGAATGCTCGGTGTGTTCATGTCGCTCGACCTGCTGATCTTCTTCGTCTTCTGGGAGATCGGCCTTGTACCGATGTACTTCCTCATCAACCAGTGGGGCAGCGCCAATCGGGATTATGCTTCGCTCAAGTTCATGATCTACACCATGGGTGGATCGCTCGGTCTGCTGCTCGCTGTGCAGATGCTCGGTGTTCTTTTCGGGACCTATGACCTGGTCTCGTTATATCAGCAGTGGAATTCGCTGACAGCGGATTCTGTTCTGCTCGGCATGTCGGTACATACGGTCAAGACCATCGCCTTCTGGGCGTTCGTGATCGCCTTCGCGGTCAAAGTCCCGTTGTGGCCCTTCCATACCTGGCTGCCTGATGCGCATACCGAAGCTCCCACGGCCGGCTCGATGATTCTGGCTGGCGTTCTGCTAAAACTTGGCGCGTATGGTTTCATCCGCCTTGTGCTTCCGCTCTATCCGCTTGAAGCGAAGATCTTTGCCGGCGCGCTGGCATTCCTTGCGGTTGCGGCAATCGTTTTTGGTGCGTTCGGCTCCTACGGCCAGACGGACTTCAAGCGTCTGGTCGCATACTCGTCTGTAAACCACATGGGATTTGTGGTGCTCGGCATCGCCGCGGCAGGTCTGGCATCCGGCACAGTGGATGCGCACATTGCCATGAGCGGCGCGGTCCTGCAGATGTTCAACCACGGCTTGTCGGCGGCGGGGATGTTCTTCCTGGTCGGCGTTATCTACGAACGAACGCACACCCGCGATCTTGGTAAATTTGGCGGTTTGTTCCCGCTTGTTCCCATCTACGGCGGCATCCTGATCTTTACGTCAATGGCGTCATTGGGGCTGCCCGGACTCAACGGCTTCGTCTCCGAGTTCATGGTGGTGCGGGGGTCCTACCCTGTGCTGACCATTTACACTGTCATCGCCATGCTCGGCCTGCTTTTTACCGGCGCGTATATTCTCAAGGGGATCAAGAACGTCCTGCATGGACCCATGAACGAACACTGGGCGCACGGCGAACACAAACTGACCGAGATCAACACGCGCGAGCTTTTTGTGATTGTTCCACTCATGATCCTGATGCTTGTCATCGGACTGTGGCCCGCGTGGATTTTGGAAATCATCAACAAAGCCGTCGTGGCTCTGTTCTAA
- the nuoL gene encoding NADH-quinone oxidoreductase subunit L, protein MTTETLIWLIPLPPVLAFFLIVLFTNKSRALSHTLGVGAAALSWLVSMIVFFRAIGTEHLGEHPFASSINWLPTGTTWLKIGVLIDPLGAAVLFFVSITIFMIFLYSVGYQNYGQPLGDHDRAGLPPHGATVTDEHGHKHTVPSVEPMYSRFFAFLGLFAFGMYVLVISDNLLTMFVGWEIMGLCSYLLIGFWYGKESARNAAIKAFMTTRIGDVFMLLGIAFLYSVTGTLSFREIFTDTILHTLASVPTGVFGLSAAGLIAILLFIGTIGKSAQWPLHVWLPDAMEGPTPVSAMIHAATMVSAGVYAVIRMFPLLTAGYDGHGLPPEMMVVAFIGTFTAIFAATIAVAQNDIKRVLAYSTISQLGFMIAALGIGAYVAAAFHLITHAFFKALLFLGSGSVIHGMEHGVLHTGNHKVDPQDMFNMGGLRKKMPITFWTFLIGGFALSGFPLVTAGFWSKDEILADAWYHNHYLVFGTLALAAFLTAFYTMRQITLTFLGEPRTKEAEHAQETPWTMTTPLVVLSVFAIGYGWVGIPEKFPLIGGLFPNWFHDFVGHTLAEVPKAPEFSWIPLLTSIVVALGGLTAGYFAYRNVKSSKEDKLQIPVLKNKWYFDELYDFLFVKPSAWISEVLVSKWMDQGLIDGLLHIFGPTTGGIGGAIRNYFDVPVINRFFGDGSADATWWVGKNLRPIQTGRIQQYLILSLFVLIVVGGLLYFLLLA, encoded by the coding sequence ATGACGACTGAGACATTGATCTGGCTTATCCCGCTCCCTCCCGTGCTGGCGTTCTTTTTGATCGTGTTGTTCACGAATAAAAGCAGGGCGCTCAGCCACACCCTTGGCGTGGGGGCGGCCGCACTTTCATGGCTTGTAAGCATGATCGTATTCTTTCGCGCGATTGGTACGGAGCATTTAGGCGAGCATCCGTTCGCATCTTCGATCAACTGGCTTCCAACGGGTACCACCTGGCTGAAGATCGGCGTGTTGATCGACCCGCTAGGCGCAGCGGTACTGTTTTTTGTATCCATCACCATCTTTATGATCTTCCTGTACAGTGTTGGCTATCAAAACTACGGTCAGCCGCTAGGCGACCATGACCGCGCAGGTCTGCCGCCGCACGGCGCAACGGTCACCGACGAACATGGACACAAGCACACTGTTCCATCCGTCGAGCCGATGTATTCGCGTTTCTTCGCCTTCCTTGGCTTGTTCGCCTTTGGCATGTACGTACTGGTGATCTCCGACAACCTGCTGACCATGTTCGTCGGCTGGGAGATCATGGGCTTGTGCTCCTACCTGCTGATCGGTTTCTGGTACGGAAAAGAATCTGCGCGTAATGCTGCCATCAAAGCCTTCATGACCACCCGCATCGGCGATGTGTTCATGTTATTGGGTATTGCCTTCTTGTACAGCGTGACGGGGACACTTTCCTTCCGCGAGATATTTACCGATACGATCTTGCACACGCTCGCCTCGGTTCCAACGGGTGTGTTTGGTCTTTCCGCGGCCGGCTTGATCGCCATCCTGCTCTTCATCGGGACGATCGGCAAATCCGCGCAGTGGCCCCTGCACGTCTGGCTTCCCGATGCGATGGAAGGTCCGACGCCTGTCAGCGCGATGATCCATGCGGCCACGATGGTGTCTGCGGGCGTGTATGCGGTCATTCGCATGTTCCCGCTGCTTACAGCCGGCTATGATGGTCACGGCTTGCCGCCCGAAATGATGGTGGTCGCCTTCATCGGAACTTTCACCGCCATCTTCGCCGCAACGATTGCCGTCGCTCAAAATGACATCAAGCGCGTGCTGGCGTACTCGACCATTTCCCAGCTCGGCTTCATGATCGCCGCGCTTGGTATTGGCGCGTATGTTGCCGCCGCGTTCCACCTCATCACCCATGCCTTCTTCAAGGCTTTGCTCTTCCTTGGTTCCGGTTCCGTCATTCACGGCATGGAGCACGGCGTCCTGCATACGGGCAATCACAAAGTAGACCCGCAGGATATGTTTAACATGGGCGGTTTGCGCAAGAAGATGCCCATCACATTCTGGACGTTCCTGATTGGTGGTTTTGCGCTCTCAGGCTTCCCGCTCGTGACGGCTGGTTTCTGGTCGAAGGATGAAATCCTCGCGGATGCGTGGTATCACAATCACTATCTCGTTTTCGGCACGCTCGCCCTTGCCGCCTTCCTGACCGCGTTCTACACCATGCGCCAGATCACATTGACCTTCCTTGGAGAGCCCCGTACAAAAGAAGCGGAACACGCACAAGAGACTCCCTGGACGATGACTACCCCGCTCGTTGTGCTTTCGGTCTTTGCCATCGGTTACGGCTGGGTCGGCATCCCTGAGAAGTTTCCGCTGATCGGCGGGCTTTTCCCGAACTGGTTCCATGATTTCGTCGGGCATACGCTGGCAGAAGTGCCGAAGGCTCCCGAATTCAGTTGGATTCCATTACTGACTTCCATCGTCGTCGCGCTTGGTGGTTTGACGGCTGGTTACTTTGCCTATCGCAATGTCAAATCATCCAAAGAGGACAAATTGCAAATCCCCGTCCTCAAGAACAAGTGGTACTTCGATGAACTGTACGACTTCCTGTTCGTCAAACCGTCTGCCTGGATTTCGGAAGTCCTTGTCTCGAAGTGGATGGATCAAGGCTTGATCGACGGCCTCCTCCATATTTTTGGACCAACTACCGGCGGAATCGGAGGCGCGATCCGCAACTACTTCGATGTGCCGGTCATCAACCGCTTCTTCGGCGACGGTTCCGCCGATGCCACCTGGTGGGTTGGCAAGAACCTGCGTCCCATTCAAACGGGTCGCATCCAGCAGTATCTCATCCTTTCGCTGTTTGTCCTGATCGTTGTGGGCGGACTGCTTTACTTCCTTTTACTGGCATAG
- the nuoK gene encoding NADH-quinone oxidoreductase subunit NuoK has product MIPLSWYLILAAALFSIGLFGVLVRRNAVAILLGVELMLNAVNINLVSFWRYGDVTSMSGQVFAVIVFAVAAAEVAVGLALVISVYRRRNTVVADELDLMKW; this is encoded by the coding sequence ATGATCCCTCTTTCCTGGTATCTCATTCTTGCGGCGGCGTTGTTCAGCATCGGTTTGTTCGGCGTGCTGGTACGCAGGAATGCGGTTGCGATCCTGCTTGGCGTGGAGCTCATGCTCAACGCAGTGAACATCAACCTGGTGTCCTTCTGGCGCTATGGCGATGTAACTTCGATGTCCGGACAGGTGTTCGCCGTCATTGTCTTTGCGGTCGCTGCCGCTGAAGTTGCCGTGGGCCTGGCTTTGGTCATTTCTGTATACCGCCGCCGCAATACGGTTGTTGCAGACGAACTCGATTTGATGAAGTGGTAG
- a CDS encoding NADH-quinone oxidoreductase subunit J, producing MTGEQIIFLITAGFTLGSGLMVVTTRNLIHAALWLVSTLFGVAVIYALLNAGFIAVVQVTVYIGAIAILFIFAVMLTRKDLRDNTPQMNKNWWAGALLAVLTFAGLAFLLQGWSGFSKAASAIPSGFDAVGELGEALVSPNAYVLPFEVASVLLLAALVGAVYIAFNKK from the coding sequence ATGACTGGTGAACAAATCATTTTTCTCATAACGGCTGGCTTCACCCTCGGCTCCGGGCTGATGGTGGTGACGACGCGTAACTTGATCCACGCGGCGTTATGGCTGGTGTCCACGCTGTTCGGCGTAGCGGTGATATATGCCCTGTTGAATGCCGGATTTATCGCTGTGGTGCAGGTGACAGTGTACATCGGTGCAATTGCCATTCTCTTCATCTTTGCGGTCATGCTCACCCGCAAGGATTTGCGCGACAACACTCCCCAGATGAACAAAAACTGGTGGGCGGGTGCGCTGTTGGCGGTGTTGACGTTTGCGGGGCTGGCGTTCCTGCTTCAGGGTTGGAGCGGCTTCTCGAAGGCGGCATCCGCCATCCCGTCCGGTTTTGATGCGGTCGGAGAGCTGGGTGAAGCGCTGGTTTCGCCGAATGCCTACGTCCTGCCGTTTGAAGTGGCATCCGTCCTTCTATTGGCGGCACTGGTGGGCGCAGTGTATATCGCGTTCAATAAGAAATAG
- the nuoH gene encoding NADH-quinone oxidoreductase subunit NuoH: protein MNFWNDPLKVAAAWLEGIFTGWGMDAVLAHVLVVFLGVFLLIMVLMVLDIFLVWIERKVVARFQDRLGPNRLGPFGLIQPFADIIKLIIKEDTTPAGADKVVYNLAPILSMMSVLILWAVVPLAPVMLGVDLNVGVLFLIAAGAIGTLSIIMAGWSSNNKFAMIGGFRQVAVMISFEIPMLTMLLIPVILAGSMSMNTIIQSQNTWYFFLSPLGAVIFMIAAIAELGRAPFDLAEGESELVAGFNIEYSGMKFGMFFAGELLHAFTFGGFWAILFFGGYRFFGLEQVSPFLAILILVIKAMIGYWVIMWVRYSMMRIRIDQMLAFNWKFLTPLSFALVLVTALMNALLANAPAWLFMLGMFLANVATGWIALEIARAVARRERVRLEGFKKVTEVPH, encoded by the coding sequence ATGAATTTTTGGAATGACCCTCTTAAAGTTGCTGCGGCCTGGCTGGAAGGCATATTTACGGGCTGGGGCATGGATGCCGTTCTTGCCCATGTGCTGGTTGTCTTCCTCGGTGTATTTCTGCTCATCATGGTGTTGATGGTGCTGGATATTTTCCTCGTTTGGATCGAGCGCAAGGTTGTGGCCCGCTTCCAGGACCGCCTGGGACCCAACCGGCTTGGTCCCTTTGGTTTGATCCAGCCGTTCGCCGACATCATCAAGCTGATCATCAAGGAGGATACAACCCCCGCCGGTGCGGACAAAGTGGTCTATAACCTTGCGCCCATCCTTTCGATGATGTCTGTCTTGATTCTGTGGGCGGTGGTGCCACTGGCGCCCGTCATGCTCGGCGTCGATCTGAATGTCGGCGTGCTGTTCCTGATCGCTGCGGGTGCGATCGGCACGCTCTCCATAATCATGGCGGGCTGGTCATCGAACAACAAGTTTGCCATGATCGGCGGCTTCCGCCAGGTGGCGGTGATGATCTCTTTTGAAATCCCAATGCTGACCATGCTGTTGATACCCGTCATTCTCGCAGGGTCGATGAGCATGAATACCATCATCCAGTCGCAGAACACCTGGTACTTTTTCCTTTCACCGCTGGGTGCAGTCATCTTTATGATCGCTGCAATTGCAGAGTTGGGACGCGCTCCCTTCGATCTCGCTGAGGGGGAATCTGAATTGGTGGCTGGTTTCAACATCGAATATTCGGGCATGAAGTTTGGCATGTTTTTTGCGGGCGAGTTGTTACACGCTTTCACATTTGGAGGTTTTTGGGCGATCCTGTTCTTTGGCGGTTACCGCTTCTTCGGTTTGGAGCAGGTCAGCCCGTTCCTCGCGATCCTGATCCTGGTCATCAAGGCGATGATTGGCTATTGGGTAATCATGTGGGTCCGTTATTCAATGATGCGCATCCGTATCGACCAGATGCTCGCCTTCAACTGGAAATTCCTGACGCCGCTTTCCTTTGCGCTGGTGCTGGTGACTGCCCTGATGAACGCGCTTCTTGCCAACGCCCCGGCCTGGCTCTTCATGCTCGGCATGTTCCTTGCGAATGTCGCGACCGGCTGGATCGCGCTGGAGATCGCCCGTGCTGTCGCCCGCAGGGAGCGTGTGCGTTTGGAAGGCTTCAAAAAAGTAACGGAGGTCCCGCATTAA
- the ndhC gene encoding NADH-quinone oxidoreductase subunit A, whose product MNEWLYVALFIVVGLIIPIGAIAAGFILGPKKPNPIKESTYECGIEPVGEAWVQFKAQYYIFALVFLVFDVEAVFLFPWAVKLGQLGLYAVVEGIIFVSILVVGLVYTWRKGMLEWV is encoded by the coding sequence ATGAACGAGTGGCTGTATGTGGCGTTATTTATCGTTGTCGGGTTGATCATTCCCATTGGCGCGATTGCGGCAGGCTTCATTTTGGGGCCCAAAAAACCAAACCCCATTAAAGAATCAACGTATGAGTGCGGCATCGAACCTGTGGGGGAGGCCTGGGTTCAATTTAAAGCACAGTATTACATTTTTGCCCTGGTCTTCCTCGTCTTCGACGTGGAGGCGGTTTTCCTCTTTCCGTGGGCTGTAAAGCTCGGCCAGCTGGGGTTGTACGCGGTGGTCGAAGGCATTATTTTTGTTTCGATCCTTGTTGTCGGCCTGGTATATACCTGGCGCAAAGGGATGCTGGAATGGGTGTAG
- a CDS encoding nucleotidyltransferase family protein: MALTSQEILTEMHRLIEAGNARDIQIRAIGGLAVQAHNKTNHPLFTREFADLDFVVARKQRREFETFMPEVGYSPDKQFNVLNGATRQIYFDDKTDMKMDIFIGDFEMCHKIPLEERLTADPVTIPLAELLLSKAQIVELNRKDLLDITSILLNNETGRDDNEKINLQILVRLCSQDWGLYKTTSINLQRVEDLVGEAGLPLADEERALVIRRVREIQHAFETMEKPIAWQLRDRVGTRVKWYIEVEEVDR; this comes from the coding sequence ATGGCGCTTACATCGCAAGAGATATTGACGGAAATGCATCGGTTGATCGAAGCGGGGAATGCGAGGGATATCCAAATCCGCGCAATTGGCGGCTTGGCTGTGCAGGCGCATAATAAAACGAATCACCCCCTGTTTACCCGCGAGTTTGCCGACCTCGATTTTGTGGTTGCCAGGAAACAGCGCCGTGAGTTTGAGACATTCATGCCCGAGGTGGGATACAGTCCGGATAAGCAGTTTAATGTATTGAACGGCGCAACCCGCCAGATCTATTTTGATGACAAAACCGACATGAAGATGGACATCTTCATCGGTGATTTTGAAATGTGCCATAAGATTCCGCTTGAAGAGCGCCTGACCGCCGACCCTGTCACCATTCCGCTGGCGGAGTTATTGCTTTCCAAGGCGCAGATCGTGGAACTCAACCGCAAGGACCTGCTTGATATTACATCCATTTTGTTGAATAACGAAACCGGCCGTGATGATAACGAAAAGATCAACCTGCAAATCCTCGTCCGGTTATGCAGCCAGGATTGGGGCTTGTACAAGACCACGTCCATTAATTTACAGCGTGTGGAAGACTTGGTCGGCGAGGCCGGTTTACCGCTTGCAGATGAGGAGCGTGCGCTTGTGATACGCCGTGTGCGTGAAATCCAGCATGCGTTTGAAACAATGGAAAAACCAATTGCCTGGCAGTTGCGAGACCGCGTCGGCACGCGCGTCAAGTGGTATATCGAGGTCGAAGAAGTGGATCGGTAA